The following coding sequences lie in one Lolium perenne isolate Kyuss_39 chromosome 2, Kyuss_2.0, whole genome shotgun sequence genomic window:
- the LOC127335688 gene encoding uncharacterized protein, whose amino-acid sequence MGLCLSKKQHRRQEEQPSNAAKKNSGSSKRVTGKDGAALVTETKKAPQPKPAQSRKAAPPRAEEPAADKRTVFVVKAAAAAAAAEVAAESDGANSRRAPAPAEEAKPAVVVSRVPVRTSSCTKEEVDAILIQCGRLSRSSSASGKTAASGESGHQRRYSGSKRSYDFDRDRRGGGADDELDWERHGGPGGGASRPSPRRRTPERKRSASHEGRSAAGSGSRRVSRSPGRRGDGAPAAAAATSVGAARQPGKMVSVPAREKGRAPSPGKPAPEKGRAPSPVKSAPSGKRYASPTLRSNSPARAAAAANENAAAQATHGPSLSRSSSRKADHSPYRRNPMSELDENALASNNHTANHGNKSQKKPIESVAAVSHKLGITKDRPESVEEAVLSDTKAPSSRMNATHTMSIVAESVVNPRDGPGGRSWRRSSRDFDLEGAMASDNRAPSSRINATHSVNIVAESVGNPKAGPVGRSSRRSSRDFDHNGINSVAFLNEAMASEAKAPSSRMNATHTVSIVAETVANPKTGRSSRRSSRDFDHNGNSYASLLLEDIQSYHQQNTSDTTAAPAPAFSLPACVSKACSILEAVADLNSSPSENRSFELERSADDKGSVNMSYGGRTPAADTHVVESEVVVKDDLMEPSLHKYVSVRDIRGEIEPLESAGSNSFAGNPWTCSWEPNSVDSTARTWTSSQSNGDDDDIEQHNSGAASALDQSWQSKQQTGGHPQVGSGRYAQVGGSAHAGGGSVLSTRSDVRTVSASSSIA is encoded by the exons ATGGGTCTCTGCCTCAGCAAGAAGCAGCACCGGCGACAAGAAGAGCAGCCGTCCAATGCGGCCAAGAAGAACAGTGGGAGCAGCAAGCGGGTCACCGGCAAGGACGGCGCCGCGCTAGTCACGGAGACCAAGAAGGCGCCGCAGCCGAAGCCGGCGCAGTCCAGGAAGGCCGCGCCACCGAGGGCAGAAGAGCCGGCGGCGGACAAGCGCACGGTCTTCGTCGTCAAGgctgccgccgccgcagccgctgcCGAGGTGGCCGCGGAGAGCGATGGGGCGAACTCGAGGAGGGCGCCGGCACCGGCGGAGGAGGCGAAGCCGGCGGTTGTCGTGAGCAGGGTGCCGGTGCGGACCTCGAGCTgcaccaaggaggaggtggacgcGATACTCATCCAGTGCGGCCGCCTCAGCCGGAGCTCCTCGGCGTCCGGGAAGACGGCCGCGTCGGGCGAGAGCGGGCACCAGCGGAGGTACTCCGGATCCAAGAGGAGCTACGACTTCGaccgggacaggagaggcgggggCGCCGACGACGAGCTCGACTGGGAGAGGCACGGCGGTCCCGGCGGCGGCGCGTCCAGGCCCTCGCCGCGCCGGAGGACGCCCGAGCGTAAGCGGTCGGCCAGCCACGAGGGTCGCAGTGCTGCCGGGAGCGGGAGCAGGCGGGTGAGCCGGTCGCCGGGCCGGCGTGGCGACGGcgcgcccgcggcggcggcggcgacctccgTCGGGGCCGCCCGGCAGCCCGGGAAGATGGTCTCCGTCCCTGCCCGGGAGAAAGGGCGCGCGCCGTCGCCGGGGAAGCCCGCGCCGGAGAAAGGGCGCGCGCCTTCGCCGGTGAAGTCTGCGCCGTCTGGGAAGAGGTACGCGTCGCCAACCCTGAGGTCCAACTCCCCGGCGAGGGCCGCGGCCGCCGCGAACGAGAATGCCGCGGCGCAAGCGACGCACGGGCCGTCGCTGAGCCGGAGCTCGTCCAGGAAGGCCGATCACTCGCCGTACCGTCGCAACCCCATGTCGGAGCTCGACGAGAACGCTCTAGCCAGCAACAACCATACCGCCAACCACGGCAACAAATCCCAAAAG AAACCCATTGAGAGCGTCGCCGCCGTGTCGCACAAGTTGGGGATTACGAAGGACAGGCCGGAGAGCGTGGAGGAGGCCGTGTTGTCGGACACGAAGGCGCCTTCATCGAGGATGAACGCGACGCACACCATGAGCATCGTGGCAGAGAGCGTCGTCAACCCGAGGGACGGCCCGGGTGGGCGGTCGTGGAGGCGGTCCTCGCGCGACTTCGACCTGGAGGGCGCCATGGCGTCGGACAACAGAGCGCCGTCTTCCAGGATCAACGCCACGCACTCGGTGAACATCGTGGCCGAGAGCGTCGGCAACCCAAAGGCAGGGCCGGTGGGCAGGTCGTCGAGGCGGTCGTCTCGCGACTTCGACCACAACGGTATCAACTCTGTCGCCTTCCTGAATGAGGCCATGGCGTCAGAAGCCAAGGCGCCTTCGTCCAGGATGAACGCGACGCACACGGTGAGCATCGTGGCCGAGACCGTCGCCAACCCGAAGACAGGCCGGTCGTCCAGGCGCTCCTCTCGCGACTTCGACCACAACGGCAACTCTTACGCCTCCCTGCTCCTCGAGGACATTCAGAGCTATCACCAGCAGAACACCAGCGACACCACCGCCGCACCGGCGCCGGCTTTCTCGCTCCCGGCGTGCGTGTCCAAAGCTTGCTCCATTCTTGAAGCGGTCGCCGACCTCAACTCCTCACCGTCGGAAAACAGGAGCTTCGAGCTGGAACGGTCGGCCGATGACAAGGGGTCGGTCAACATGAGCTACGGCGGGAGGACGCCGGCGGCTGACACGCACGTCGTGGAGTCGGAGGTCGTTGTCAAGGACGACCTGATGGAGCCGAGCCTGCACAAGTACGTGTCCGTCCGGGACATCCGCGGAGAGATCGAGCCGCTGGAGTCCGCCGGGAGCAACAGCTTCGCCGGCAACCCGTGGACGTGCTCGTGGGAGCCCAATTCCGTGGATTCCACCGCCAGGACGTGGACTTCCTCGCAGTCCAACGGCGACGACGATGATATCGAGCAGCACAACAGCGGCGCGGCCAGTGCGCTGGACCAATCTTGGCAGAGCAAGCAGCAGACCGGTGGTCATCCGCAGGTGGGTTCTGGCAGATATGCTCAGGTCGGAGGCAGTGCTCATGCCGGCGGTGGCAGCGTCTTGAGCACACGATCAGATGTTCGTACTGTCTCAGCCAGCTCATCTATTGCTTAG